The following are from one region of the Gossypium hirsutum isolate 1008001.06 chromosome D03, Gossypium_hirsutum_v2.1, whole genome shotgun sequence genome:
- the LOC121215557 gene encoding uncharacterized protein isoform X1 produces the protein MVGPYSDVGPSASVGSYPHAAGHHFNSSFVGHGSEGHFNAVGQNQPNSNCVQFTGTVGDKSRPGYGSHIPWRTKPRARVFPVTMLAGVGLPRIPNINMSDASNSNGSNVDATNFGDDSYIHMPIGMSSCYPDSGATHHVFRKASALNESTPYSGHQDSGNFTTGHIRDGLYQFSLTACVHPVMASPIADSALLSSSKECNTFTLWHRRLGHPSVPVVKSILDKCQVVLNNSSLTSVCVVCQKGKFHKLSFSPSTIEYNEPFV, from the exons ATGGTTGGGCCTTACAGTGATGTTGGTCCTTCCGCGTCAGTTGGGTCGTATCCACACGCAGCAGGCCATCATTTTAATTCATCATTTGTAGGCCATGGTTCTGAGGGCCATTTTAATGCTGTTGGTCAAAATCAACCAAATTCAAATTGTGTTCAATTTACAGGGACTGTTGGTGACAAGTCTAGGCCGGGTTATGGGTCTCACATTCCATGGAGGACAAAACCACGTGCCCGTGTTTTTCCTGTTACAATGCTAGCAGGTGTAGGTTTGCCTCGTATTCCCAATATTAACATGTCTGATGCTTCGAATTCCAATGGCTCCAATGTTGATGCAACTAATTTTGGTGATGATTCCTATATTCATATGCCTATAGGGATGTCATCCTGCTATCCAGATTCAGGGGCTACACATCACGTTTTTCGAAAGGCCTCTGCTTTGAATGAATCTACTCCGTACTCAG GACATCAAGACTCAGGAAATTTTACTACGGGCCACATTCGTGATGGTCTCTATCAGTTCTCACTAACTGCTTGTGTTCATCCTGTAATGGCTTCTCCTATTGCCGATTCTGCACTTCTGTCTTCCTCTAAAGAATGTAATACTTTTACGTTGTGGCACCGAAGACTTGGTCATCCCTCAGTTCCTGTGGTTAAGTCTATTTTAGATAAATGTCAAGTTGTATTAAATAATTCTAGTCTTACAAGTGTGTGCGTTGTATGTCAGAAAGGGAAATTTCATAAATTGTCGTTTTCTCCCTCTACTATTGAATATAATGAACCGTTTGTTTAG
- the LOC121215557 gene encoding uncharacterized protein isoform X2, producing the protein MVGPYSDVGPSASVGSYPHAAGHHFNSSFVGHGSEGHFNAVGQNQPNSNCVQFTGTVGDKSRPGYGSHIPWRTKPRARVFPVTMLAGMSSCYPDSGATHHVFRKASALNESTPYSGHQDSGNFTTGHIRDGLYQFSLTACVHPVMASPIADSALLSSSKECNTFTLWHRRLGHPSVPVVKSILDKCQVVLNNSSLTSVCVVCQKGKFHKLSFSPSTIEYNEPFV; encoded by the exons ATGGTTGGGCCTTACAGTGATGTTGGTCCTTCCGCGTCAGTTGGGTCGTATCCACACGCAGCAGGCCATCATTTTAATTCATCATTTGTAGGCCATGGTTCTGAGGGCCATTTTAATGCTGTTGGTCAAAATCAACCAAATTCAAATTGTGTTCAATTTACAGGGACTGTTGGTGACAAGTCTAGGCCGGGTTATGGGTCTCACATTCCATGGAGGACAAAACCACGTGCCCGTGTTTTTCCTGTTACAATGCTAGCAG GGATGTCATCCTGCTATCCAGATTCAGGGGCTACACATCACGTTTTTCGAAAGGCCTCTGCTTTGAATGAATCTACTCCGTACTCAG GACATCAAGACTCAGGAAATTTTACTACGGGCCACATTCGTGATGGTCTCTATCAGTTCTCACTAACTGCTTGTGTTCATCCTGTAATGGCTTCTCCTATTGCCGATTCTGCACTTCTGTCTTCCTCTAAAGAATGTAATACTTTTACGTTGTGGCACCGAAGACTTGGTCATCCCTCAGTTCCTGTGGTTAAGTCTATTTTAGATAAATGTCAAGTTGTATTAAATAATTCTAGTCTTACAAGTGTGTGCGTTGTATGTCAGAAAGGGAAATTTCATAAATTGTCGTTTTCTCCCTCTACTATTGAATATAATGAACCGTTTGTTTAG